The following is a genomic window from Alphaproteobacteria bacterium LSUCC0396.
CTAGGGATTCTGTGTGAGTCTTGTTGAGTCATTAACAGGCTATTGCGTAACCCACTAATACGGGCAATCATATTGAGAGGCATAAGGAAAAGAGAATGGCTGAGAACTCAAGAGATCGAAGGACATGGAATTACAGACCTGACGAGCCAATCAGGTACAATCCCCTATTTGATTGGCCTGTTGATTTGGGAAAGATTTTTAACTGGATGGTAAGACGCTGGATTACCATCTCACGTTTCTTGATGTTTAGTATTTTAGGGTTTTTGATTTACCAATATCTGACGCCAAGCCTCCAATCAATGAAGCAGCTAACTGTAGACTGGGTGCTTCTGGTTTTCCTACGTAATACGGCGCTTTTGTTTTTGGTTGCGGGATCGTTGCACCTTTACTTACACGTCCAAAAAGCACAGGGAGAAAGGTTCAAATTCCTTAAAAAGGAGATGGCAACAAACAACAAAGGCTTTAAATTCAACGATCAGGTCTATGACAATATGTTCTGGAGCATTACGAGTGGAGTAACTGTGTGGACTGGTTATGAGGTTCTGTACCTTCACGCTATGGCAAATAAGTGGATTAGCGTTGCCCCATTCTCTGAGCATCCTCTTCAATTCTTTGCTTGGATTTTATGCTTTCCTCTAATCCGTGGAACCCACTTTTATTTCATTCATCGTCTTCTGCATCACCCTTTTCTCTATAAACACGTTCACATTACGCACCACAGAAATGTAAATACTGGGCCGTGGTCAGGAATTTCGATGCATCCAGTTGAAAATGTGATTTACCAATCATCACCACTGATACATTTTATCATCCCAACTGATCCAGTAATTGTTATCATCCACCTTGTTTTGGTAACCTTGAACCCAGCATTTACCCATTCAGGATTTGAAAAGATCTTGAACAAAGATACCAAAATTCTAGATTCAGCTGACTTTCACCATCAGCTTCACCATAAATATTTTGATTGCAATTATGGAAACATGGACGTGCCATTAGATGTTTGGCTTGGAACACATCATGACGGCACAGATGAAGCAACTCAAAAGCTTCGCATGAAAAAACGTCTTTCGGTAGCAAAGCCCTAGACTGATTAGTCCAGTCACAATCAAAACCCACAGATACTGCATCATCCTCACCCCAGAGCAATAACTATCACTTTGAGCATGACACAAATGACAAGAATGACAGTTGATCTATAAACCTCTGGCAACTCTTCTCATAGACGACTTTCCATTTTCTTTGTCATTTCTGTTATTCCTGTCACACACTCCATGAACACATAACCTACACACCCCCTGTGGTCAGGCATGGCATGTAGGTGTTATTGATAGAGTAAGAGTTAACCAACATACAGATTTTAGTCTTTAATCTAAACTTACTTTTAGTTTGATTGTTAAATGAGATCAGCTTACGTTTTTGCAGCATGTTTTTGCACTGCCATCAATAAAAGAGCAACAGCCTAATGAATCAAAAAATCATTGAAAATATGATCGAAAAACTTGGTTTAGAGCCAAAGAACGGATCAGCGCTTCATTCGCTTGTTGTAAATGCTGACGATGACAAGTCTGATGTAAACCATGACAAAAGTGACATAAAAATAATTAATGATGAACTGGGTGATCTTTCTGAAAGTAAACACAAAAAGACATTCGAGGCTTTAAAGCGTTTGCAGGTTATCAGAATGACCAAACCAATCCTTGAACTAGCTATTCAAGCAAATTCCCATTCAGAGTTGTCAGCAGCCAAGTCTGCAGGCGTTGAGAGCCTTATCGATATTTCGAGTGGAGCCATAGCGAGGCTTAACACTTTGGCGCAAAATTTAAATGCATCTCGCGATAATCTTAAAGATCTCCAAGAAATGGAAGTTAAGGCTCTAATTAATGAATTCAGATTAGCAGAGCCACCAAAGGGATTAGAGGTCAGCGTGCTGTTCACATTGTTTGTTGCTGCAATTACAACTCTATTATTTGTGTTCTTAAGCGTAAAGGATATGCTGAACGCATCAGAGGGTTATTGGGGTTTATTTGCAGGAGGAATCTTATTCCTGATTGGCTTAAATTTTTGTGTCACGATTGGAATTAGGGTTGTTAAATTTAAAAAAAATATCAACACCATTTTTGCTGAAGCCCGACGCAAGTATCTCGAAAAAGAGGGCGATAAATTCTCCAATTTGCAAAAAGTAGTTGAAGAAGAGGCCTTCAATATTCAAAAGCGAGAATATCGGAAGGCAAGCGAAAAAAAATTCAATGAATTAATCAAAGAAGAGAGAATTATTTTAGCAACATTGAATAGCAACGGCTAAATAAAGATCACCTTGAAAGCCTATGGTTTCTTGATTTGTTTATCTGCTGACTCCTAATTTATGGAAGCTGTGCTTATCATTTACATCAAGATGCAAACAACAAACGTGTCACTTACCCTGTACTGATAACGATAAGCATCTATAGGCTTATTCCATTACCAGAAGATTTTCACTGCCGCACAAACTGACGCACAGAATGTGCCTGTTGACGATGACTCGCCTATCCGTAAAATGGCTGTATTGCTTATGTAGCAGTACAAGTGAGTGCCTCACAAAGGAATACACCTTTCTCATCCGGCACCACTTATTATGTTCCAATTGAACTACTCAATTGATTTGCAAGTATATTATTTGCAGCAGTCAATATGGGTAGACAATATGGTAGACAAATCTTGTGCCTCATATCTCTATCAAAAGCGTGGTGTTTACTATTTTAGTAAGCAGATTCCATTTGATGTCAGGTAGCATTACAAGCGTTACAGAATAGTTATTTGCCTCAAAACCAAGTCAGCTAGCCGTGCAAAGAGGATGTGTGATTCCATCCTTCAAAGGCTGCATGATTATTGGTTGTCGCTAAGATTGAGTGCAATGCCACTTCCTGCGGCGCATTTGGTGCATGATAGTAACGGTCATGGTCAGTTAACGAAAGGACCAACTCTATCAGAAGCAAGGGATGCCTATATCAAGTTGAAGGGTGTTGGTAAGGACAAAACCTTCATCCGTGGTGCCTCAAGGAATGTTGATGTTGTCATCAAACATCTGGGTGACAGACCCATTGATGGCTATTCATCTGCTGATGCGGCAGCACTCCGTGATGCCATGCTGGAAAAAGGACTATCCATTGCATCGGTCAAGCGCAACTTCTCTACCATCAGGTC
Proteins encoded in this region:
- a CDS encoding sterol desaturase family protein; this encodes MAENSRDRRTWNYRPDEPIRYNPLFDWPVDLGKIFNWMVRRWITISRFLMFSILGFLIYQYLTPSLQSMKQLTVDWVLLVFLRNTALLFLVAGSLHLYLHVQKAQGERFKFLKKEMATNNKGFKFNDQVYDNMFWSITSGVTVWTGYEVLYLHAMANKWISVAPFSEHPLQFFAWILCFPLIRGTHFYFIHRLLHHPFLYKHVHITHHRNVNTGPWSGISMHPVENVIYQSSPLIHFIIPTDPVIVIIHLVLVTLNPAFTHSGFEKILNKDTKILDSADFHHQLHHKYFDCNYGNMDVPLDVWLGTHHDGTDEATQKLRMKKRLSVAKP